From Tiliqua scincoides isolate rTilSci1 chromosome 2, rTilSci1.hap2, whole genome shotgun sequence, the proteins below share one genomic window:
- the AMIGO3 gene encoding amphoterin-induced protein 3 translates to MLLATQGEPYCFMMNLLALTVFICKLLGILEASQELCAQVSTSNNVYAHRKCPSDCICTADLLNCAMRNLSQAPDKLPCTATTLDLSHNNITQLNKYWLAALPRLQTLRISRNQIKDLSKEVFHNATCLVHLDMSSNFLHTIKKHYFEGLVNLKELLLYNNKIAEVDEHAFVKLTTLQKVYLSWNRLKKFPFGSIQRLEHPDLRTLDLSTNNLSSIPVQVVATLPEYIKDGLYLHNNPVKCDCSLHQMLQEWEQHGFSSVKDFIEEHTCKVYADVPMSLVNTFKYPKYENCSSSQRAIPEVLGKVGESLVIDCNTSLHDDNTTTYRWFSPDRELFMYAAHSDQTHEPLKNGSIRIKDAKLRHSGIYVCVAISTLQKINKTHKVNVTVQHPKLVEPFNTAVTTLLGCVVSLILVIMYLYFTPCRCSKCCKKPASPPQDCSAQSSILSTTPPATDGPNRKVSTSKHVVFLEPIKEAQNGKVRLAVSEDFADAKHPNLLQLKLDTESISSVFSDPPHMSYDGVQLSPADD, encoded by the coding sequence ATGCTGCTGGCAACACAGGGCGAACCCTACTGTTTCATGATGAACTTGCTGGCATTGACTGTATTTATTTGTAAACTCCTAGGAATACTAGAAGCTTCTCAAGAATTGTGTGCTCAAGTCAGTACCTCAAACAATGTATATGCCCACAGAAAATGCCCTAGTGATTGCATTTGTACTGCTGATCTCTTGAACTGTGCCATGAGGAATCTTTCACAGGCCCCCGATAAACTGCCTTGCACGGCCACCACATTGGATCTCAGCCACAACAACATCACTCAGCTTAACAAGTATTGGCTGGCTGCCTTACCACGCCTCCAAACCCTCAGAATCAGTCGCAATCAGATTAAAGATCTTTCCAAAGAGGTGTTTCACAATGCCACCTGCCTTGTACACCTGGACATGTCCTCCAACTTTCTCCACACTATAAAGAAGCACTACTTTGAGGGCCTTGTGAACTTGAAAGAGCTCTTGTTATACAATAACAAGATTGCAGAAGTAGATGAACATGCTTTTGTCAAACTAACCACTTTGCAAAAGGTCTACCTAAGTTGGAATAGACTCAAAAAGTTTCCATTTGGGTCCATTCAAAGACTTGAACACCCTGATCTGAGGACCCTTGATCTTTCCACCAACAATCTAAGCAGTATCCCTGTTCAAGTAGTAGCAACCTTGCCTGAGTACATAAAAGATGgcttgtatcttcacaacaatccgGTGAAATGTGACTGCTCtctccaccagatgcttcaggaatgGGAGCAACATGGCTTCAGTTCAGTGAAGGACTTCATAGAGGAACACACTTGCAAAGTCTATGCTGATGTGCCAATGTCCTTGGTCAACACCTTCAAATACCCCAAGTATGAAAATTGCTCCTCGAGCCAAAGGGCAATTCCAGAGGTGCTTGGCAAAGTGGGAGAATCCTTGGTAATTGACTGCAACACAAGCCTTCATGATGATAATACCACTACCTACAGGTGGTTTTCACCAGATCGTGAATTATTCATGTATGCTGCGCACAGCGATCAGACACATGAACCGCTCAAAAATGGAAGCATAAGGATCAAAGACGCCAAGCTTCGGCATTCAGGTATATACGTGTGTGTAGCTATCAGCACACTCCAAAAGATCAACAAGACACATAAAGTCAACGTGACAGTCCAGCACCCCAAATTGGTTGAGCCTTTCAATACTGCTGTCACAACTCTCTTAGGGTGTGTTGTAAGCTTGATATTAGTCATCATGTATTTATACTTCACACCATGTCGCTGCTCTAAGTGCTGCAAGAAGCCTGCAAGTCCTCCCCAAGACTGCAGTGCCCAATCATCCATCCTCAGTACCACCCCACCAGCTACAGATGGGCCAAATCGCAAGGTCAGCACAAGCAAGCATGTTGTTTTCTTAGAGCCTATCAAGGAGGCCCAGAATGGCAAGGTCAGGCTGGCTGTTAGCGAGGATTTTGCAGACGCTAAACATCCCAACCTCCTGCAGCTTAAGTTGGACACTGAATCCATCAGTTCAGTCTTTTCAGACCCCCCCCACATGTCCTACGACGGAGTCCAGTTGTCACCAGCGGATGACTAG